In Rahnella aquatilis CIP 78.65 = ATCC 33071, one DNA window encodes the following:
- a CDS encoding cytochrome c — protein sequence MKKLTSFSLGLLAMSISGLAHAAGDGSFEQVERGRYLATVGDCAACHTASTPDAKPFAGGVPIETPFGRLVGANITPDVQTGIGKWSFDDFQRAMSEGIGHGGKRLYGAMPFTAYTKVTREDNAAIWAYLQTLQPVHNEIETNQLPFPFNVRTSLMGWNWLNFSKGEFKPQMDKSAQWNRGAYIVEGLGHCGTCHTPKNMLGGDKDSEFLQGAVIENWVAPDITSNKHTGVGNWTQEDLMQYLKTGSNRFDIASGPMAEEVTNSSRHWTDADLEAVAVYLKDSGHDSGNNAPAPVKADDKAMIAGKNIYADRCSACHTPGGMGQEGLFPRLADSPLINQTNATSLIRVVLTGSRPVATDSKPTAPSMPSFDANMSDADVANVLTYIRNSWGNAAAPVSASDVKDLRAELKK from the coding sequence ATGAAAAAGTTAACCTCATTCTCACTCGGTTTGCTGGCCATGAGCATCAGCGGGCTGGCCCACGCGGCGGGCGACGGCTCTTTCGAACAGGTTGAGCGTGGCCGTTATCTGGCGACAGTGGGCGACTGCGCCGCCTGTCATACTGCCTCCACGCCGGACGCCAAACCTTTTGCCGGCGGTGTGCCAATTGAAACCCCGTTCGGCCGTTTAGTCGGTGCAAACATTACGCCGGATGTGCAAACCGGTATCGGTAAATGGAGTTTTGATGACTTCCAGCGCGCGATGTCCGAAGGCATCGGCCACGGCGGCAAACGTCTTTACGGTGCGATGCCGTTCACGGCGTACACCAAAGTGACCCGCGAAGATAACGCGGCGATCTGGGCGTATTTGCAGACCCTGCAACCGGTGCACAACGAAATCGAAACTAACCAGTTGCCGTTCCCGTTCAACGTGCGTACCAGTCTGATGGGCTGGAACTGGCTGAACTTCAGCAAAGGCGAATTCAAACCGCAGATGGATAAATCGGCGCAATGGAACCGCGGCGCCTACATCGTTGAAGGTCTGGGACACTGCGGTACCTGTCATACACCGAAAAATATGCTCGGCGGCGATAAGGACAGCGAGTTCCTGCAAGGGGCGGTGATAGAAAACTGGGTCGCACCGGACATCACCAGCAACAAGCACACTGGTGTCGGTAACTGGACGCAGGAAGATCTGATGCAGTATCTGAAAACCGGTTCTAACCGTTTCGATATTGCTTCCGGTCCGATGGCGGAGGAAGTGACGAACTCATCCCGGCACTGGACGGATGCCGACCTTGAAGCCGTGGCGGTCTATCTGAAAGACAGCGGTCATGACAGCGGCAATAACGCCCCTGCGCCAGTGAAAGCTGACGATAAGGCAATGATTGCCGGGAAGAATATCTACGCTGACCGGTGTTCCGCATGTCATACGCCAGGCGGTATGGGTCAGGAAGGTCTGTTCCCACGGCTGGCAGATTCACCGCTCATCAACCAGACCAACGCCACGTCGCTTATCCGCGTGGTGCTGACGGGCAGCCGCCCTGTGGCTACCGACAGCAAACCTACCGCGCCGTCGATGCCATCGTTTGATGCCAATATGAGCGATGCCGATGTGGCTAACGTGCTGACGTATATCCGTAACAGCTGGGGAAATGCCGCCGCGCCGGTTTCTGCCTCAGACGTGAAAGACTTACGCGCCGAACTGAAGAAATAA
- the rstA gene encoding two-component system response regulator RstA has product MNKIVFVEDDAEVGNLIAAYLGKHDIDVLVEPRGDTAQARIEKEKPDLVLLDIMLPGKDGMTLCRDLRPVFPGPIVLLTSLDSDMNHILSLEMGANDYILKTTPPAVLLARLRLHLRQSPVQNTQNEQPVQTLQSGNALHFGQLCIDPVNREVTLVDETIVLSTSDFDLLWELATHAGRIMDREALLKNLRGVSYDGLDRSIDVAISRLRRKLYDNTLEPFRIKTVRNKGYLFAPNAWETLQE; this is encoded by the coding sequence ATGAATAAAATCGTTTTTGTAGAAGATGATGCAGAAGTCGGCAACCTGATCGCCGCCTATCTGGGTAAACATGATATCGACGTGCTGGTTGAACCCCGTGGCGATACCGCGCAGGCGCGCATTGAAAAAGAAAAACCCGATCTGGTCCTGCTCGACATCATGCTGCCAGGCAAAGATGGCATGACCTTATGCCGCGATCTGCGTCCGGTTTTCCCCGGTCCGATTGTGTTGCTCACTTCGCTCGACAGCGACATGAACCACATTTTATCGCTGGAAATGGGCGCCAACGATTACATCCTGAAAACAACGCCACCGGCGGTGCTTCTGGCCCGTTTGCGGCTGCATTTACGTCAGAGTCCGGTACAGAATACTCAAAATGAGCAACCGGTTCAGACGCTACAAAGCGGCAATGCCCTGCATTTCGGTCAGTTGTGCATCGACCCGGTTAACCGCGAAGTGACGCTGGTGGATGAAACGATCGTGCTTTCAACTTCCGACTTTGATTTGTTGTGGGAACTGGCGACACACGCCGGGCGCATTATGGATCGCGAAGCGCTGCTGAAAAACCTTCGTGGAGTGAGCTATGACGGGCTGGATCGCAGCATTGACGTCGCGATCTCCCGCCTGCGTCGCAAGCTGTACGACAACACCCTGGAGCCCTTTCGCATTAAAACGGTGCGAAATAAAGGCTATCTGTTTGCTCCCAACGCCTGGGAGACGTTACAGGAATGA
- the rstB gene encoding two-component system sensor histidine kinase RstB, whose translation MKKLFIQFFLLLLVCFLVMAMLVGLVYKVTAERTGRQSMNDLMKSSLYLMRSELREIPIKDWNKTINTLDLNLSFKLHIEPLGKRKLSPALDQRLKDGEIIALDDEYTFIQRVPRSHYVLVVGPIPYLFYMHEMRLLDLGLLIFIGLSLALPVFLWMRPHWQDLLRLENSALRLGNGHLDERIDFDSTSSLNRLGVAFNQMADNISTLVASKKLLIDGIAHELRTPLVRLRYRLAISENLPESEQNAINRDIGQLEALIDELLTYARLDRPQVALNLEKVNLPEWLEDKVDDFRLITERTILYNAPQNADFGGVDLRLMERVLDNLVNNGLRYSQETLRVSLWLDGELACLQVEDDGPGIPPEERTRIFEPFVRLDPSRDRATGGCGLGLAIVHSIAVAYQGRVAVDGSPLGGASLRFSWPVKPTFNLAAEQPNNENQEGSHNDHRL comes from the coding sequence ATGAAAAAGCTTTTCATCCAGTTCTTTCTGTTACTGCTGGTCTGTTTTCTGGTGATGGCGATGCTGGTCGGGCTGGTTTACAAAGTCACCGCAGAACGTACTGGCCGTCAGTCCATGAACGATTTGATGAAAAGTTCGCTCTACCTGATGCGCAGTGAGCTACGGGAAATTCCGATAAAGGACTGGAACAAGACCATCAATACGCTGGATCTGAACCTGTCCTTCAAACTGCATATCGAACCGCTCGGCAAACGCAAGCTCAGTCCCGCACTGGATCAGCGTCTTAAAGATGGCGAAATTATTGCGCTCGATGACGAATACACCTTTATTCAGCGGGTGCCGCGCAGCCATTACGTGCTGGTGGTCGGCCCTATTCCGTACCTGTTTTATATGCACGAAATGCGGCTGCTGGATCTGGGCTTGCTGATCTTCATCGGTTTATCGCTGGCCCTGCCGGTATTCCTGTGGATGCGCCCGCACTGGCAGGATTTACTGCGGCTGGAAAATTCCGCACTGCGCCTCGGTAACGGCCATCTCGACGAACGTATTGATTTTGATTCAACCTCCAGCCTCAACCGCCTGGGCGTAGCCTTTAACCAGATGGCCGACAACATCAGTACGCTGGTCGCCAGTAAAAAACTCCTGATCGACGGTATTGCCCATGAGCTGCGTACGCCGCTGGTGCGCCTGCGTTACCGGCTGGCAATCAGTGAGAACCTGCCGGAATCGGAACAAAATGCCATCAACCGCGATATCGGGCAGCTTGAAGCGCTGATCGATGAACTGCTCACTTACGCGCGTCTGGACCGTCCGCAGGTGGCGCTGAATCTGGAAAAAGTCAATCTGCCCGAATGGCTGGAAGACAAAGTCGATGATTTCCGGCTGATCACCGAGCGCACTATTCTCTATAACGCACCACAAAATGCCGACTTCGGCGGCGTGGATTTACGCCTGATGGAGCGCGTGCTGGACAATCTGGTCAACAACGGTCTGCGCTATTCACAAGAGACATTACGCGTCAGCCTGTGGCTCGACGGTGAACTGGCCTGCCTGCAGGTTGAAGACGACGGACCGGGCATCCCGCCGGAAGAACGGACCCGCATCTTTGAGCCCTTTGTTCGCCTTGACCCGAGCCGTGATCGCGCCACCGGCGGTTGCGGGCTGGGGCTGGCTATTGTTCATTCCATCGCTGTCGCTTATCAGGGGCGTGTCGCCGTTGACGGCAGCCCGCTCGGCGGTGCCAGCCTGCGTTTCAGCTGGCCGGTAAAACCCACATTCAATCTGGCTGCAGAACAGCCTAATAACGAAAATCAGGAAGGGAGCCACAATGATCATCGCCTATAA
- a CDS encoding carboxypeptidase M32 — protein MIIAYKKLHDTFARLSRFGHLSAIAGWDAAAMMPPEGGQARSEALAELSVLTHQILTAKQVGEWLEQAGGEQLNDVEQANLREMRRHYQQAALLPESLVQAKSLAGARCEQAWRIQRKSNDWEGFSDNLKEVVKLSRQEAQLRAEAAGISRYDALLDLYEPGMTSQKLDVLFGDLKTWLPDLLQTVVEKQKSETCIAPQGPFDIEKQRQLGLKVMGKLGFNFDAGRLDVSAHPFCGGVAQDVRITTRYNENEFLSAMMGVIHETGHARYEQNLPKEWLGQPVSNARSMGVHESQSLLLEMQLGCSEPFLKSVYPLVIEQFGHREGLDESNFIKLNQRVQPGFIRVDADELSYPAHVILRYEIEKALMEGEIEVDDIPALWNRKMKEYLGINTVGNYRDGCMQDIHWTDGGFGYFPTYTLGAMYAAQLFQTANKAIPTLQDDIVRGDLTALFQWLQQNIWQHGSRFTTDQLMKNATGETLNPAFFRAHLEGRYL, from the coding sequence ATGATCATCGCCTATAAAAAATTGCACGACACTTTCGCCCGTCTGTCCCGTTTTGGCCATTTATCGGCTATTGCAGGCTGGGATGCCGCAGCCATGATGCCACCGGAAGGCGGCCAGGCCCGCTCGGAAGCGCTGGCTGAACTGAGCGTGCTGACGCATCAGATCCTCACGGCGAAACAGGTCGGCGAATGGCTGGAACAGGCCGGCGGCGAACAACTTAATGACGTGGAGCAGGCAAATCTGCGCGAAATGCGCCGTCACTATCAGCAGGCGGCTTTGCTGCCGGAAAGCCTGGTACAGGCAAAATCACTGGCAGGCGCACGTTGCGAGCAGGCGTGGCGGATCCAGCGCAAATCGAACGACTGGGAAGGCTTCTCGGATAACCTGAAAGAAGTGGTGAAACTCAGCCGTCAGGAAGCACAGCTGCGCGCCGAAGCTGCCGGCATCAGCCGCTACGACGCCCTGCTCGATTTATACGAGCCGGGCATGACTTCGCAGAAACTGGATGTCCTGTTTGGCGATCTGAAAACCTGGCTGCCGGATCTGTTACAAACCGTAGTCGAAAAGCAAAAATCCGAAACCTGCATTGCACCACAAGGACCGTTTGACATCGAAAAACAGCGCCAGCTTGGTCTGAAAGTGATGGGTAAACTGGGCTTTAATTTCGATGCCGGTCGTCTGGATGTCAGCGCGCACCCGTTCTGCGGCGGCGTTGCGCAGGATGTGCGTATCACCACGCGTTACAACGAAAATGAATTCCTCAGCGCCATGATGGGGGTTATCCACGAAACCGGTCATGCACGTTACGAGCAAAACCTGCCAAAAGAATGGCTGGGCCAGCCGGTTTCCAACGCCCGTTCAATGGGTGTACACGAATCTCAAAGCCTGCTGCTTGAAATGCAACTGGGTTGCAGTGAGCCGTTCCTGAAATCTGTCTATCCGCTGGTTATCGAACAATTCGGCCATCGCGAAGGACTGGACGAAAGCAACTTTATTAAGCTGAACCAGCGCGTCCAGCCGGGCTTTATCCGTGTCGACGCCGATGAACTGAGCTATCCGGCACACGTCATCCTGCGTTATGAAATCGAAAAAGCGCTGATGGAAGGCGAAATTGAAGTGGATGATATTCCGGCCCTGTGGAACAGAAAGATGAAGGAGTATCTGGGCATCAATACCGTTGGCAACTACCGCGACGGCTGTATGCAGGATATCCACTGGACCGACGGCGGCTTCGGTTACTTCCCGACCTACACCCTGGGCGCGATGTATGCCGCACAACTGTTCCAGACTGCCAATAAAGCCATACCGACGTTGCAGGATGACATTGTCCGTGGCGACCTGACGGCGCTGTTCCAGTGGCTGCAACAGAATATCTGGCAGCATGGCAGCCGGTTCACGACAGATCAGCTGATGAAAAACGCGACAGGCGAAACGCTGAACCCGGCGTTCTTCCGGGCGCATCTGGAAGGGCGATATTTGTAA